In Actinomycetota bacterium, the following are encoded in one genomic region:
- a CDS encoding SDR family oxidoreductase has protein sequence MEVPVSREFVQGKVTLVTGAGSGIGRATALLLAEEGASFVAVADTNLAGAQQTADEVEAFGAKAIPVQCDVSDDAAVTALVDRVVAAAGRLDAAVNCAGVQGPHDPVADVTDDDWRRVVAVNLDGTFYCMRAELRAMADHSGCSIVNISSAVAVDPIPNMGAYNATKAAVNALTRSTAAECLGRGIRVNAVMPSGIKTGMMAQMAETEEGRATIAARLTMGRMAEPRELAEAVVWLCSSGAGWVTGLTMLVDGGSHAFRS, from the coding sequence CTGGAGGTTCCTGTGAGCCGTGAGTTCGTCCAGGGCAAGGTCACCCTGGTGACCGGAGCCGGCTCGGGTATCGGCCGGGCGACTGCCCTGCTGCTGGCCGAGGAAGGTGCCTCGTTCGTCGCCGTCGCCGACACCAACCTGGCCGGCGCGCAGCAGACGGCCGACGAGGTGGAAGCCTTCGGCGCCAAGGCGATCCCGGTGCAGTGCGACGTGAGCGACGATGCGGCGGTGACGGCCCTGGTGGACCGCGTCGTGGCCGCCGCAGGCAGGCTCGACGCCGCCGTCAACTGTGCTGGAGTCCAGGGTCCGCACGATCCGGTCGCCGATGTCACCGACGACGACTGGCGACGCGTCGTCGCGGTGAACCTCGACGGCACCTTCTACTGCATGCGCGCCGAGTTGCGCGCCATGGCCGACCACAGCGGTTGCTCGATCGTCAACATCAGTTCCGCGGTCGCGGTCGACCCGATCCCCAACATGGGCGCCTACAACGCGACGAAAGCAGCGGTGAATGCGCTGACCCGGTCCACCGCGGCGGAGTGCCTGGGCCGAGGAATCCGCGTCAACGCGGTCATGCCCTCGGGGATCAAGACCGGGATGATGGCCCAGATGGCCGAGACCGAAGAGGGGCGTGCGACCATCGCGGCGCGCCTGACCATGGGACGGATGGCCGAGCCGCGGGAGCTTGCCGAGGCAGTCGTCTGGCTGTGTTCGTCCGGTGCGGGCTGGGTCACCGGGCTGACGATGCTCGTCGACGGCGGCTCGCACGCCTTCCGCTCCTGA
- a CDS encoding nuclear transport factor 2 family protein: MAGPIATYYQRLDDVDVEGCVALVADDVLCVRQLPGPDGVPTLQPTRGKDELRQFIVDRGKRPYRHTIVLEFGEGDQLCAEGVVRGTPGFASLFVARATLNDAGLITRLVAVGSQCTEAELVEYA, encoded by the coding sequence GTGGCCGGGCCCATCGCCACCTACTACCAGCGACTGGACGACGTCGACGTGGAGGGATGCGTGGCCCTGGTCGCCGACGATGTCCTCTGTGTCCGACAGCTTCCCGGGCCGGACGGCGTACCCACCCTGCAGCCGACCCGGGGCAAGGACGAGTTACGGCAGTTCATCGTCGACCGGGGCAAGCGGCCGTACCGGCACACGATCGTCCTCGAGTTCGGCGAAGGCGATCAACTGTGCGCCGAAGGCGTGGTCCGGGGGACACCAGGTTTCGCCTCCTTGTTTGTGGCGCGCGCGACGCTCAACGACGCCGGACTGATCACCCGGCTGGTTGCGGTCGGTTCGCAGTGCACCGAGGCGGAGTTGGTCGAGTATGCCTAG
- a CDS encoding carboxymuconolactone decarboxylase family protein has product MSRLRPIPPQELDARQQQVYDAITTGPRGLVVDDVGALRGPFDPMLRLPAVGLPLQEVGAQLRFFGDLPDDIRELTVLVVAREWRCALEWRVHAGFAVAQGIPEAAVAAIRRGERPDLADPRLTLVHDAVREFLDSKRLAESTYDALRALLGETGVVELILVVGYYAMLGGLLGGLEIGADWTDQ; this is encoded by the coding sequence GTGAGCCGGCTGCGGCCCATACCGCCGCAGGAACTCGACGCCCGGCAACAGCAGGTGTACGACGCCATCACCACCGGCCCGCGCGGGCTGGTGGTCGACGATGTCGGTGCGTTGCGGGGCCCGTTCGACCCCATGCTGCGGCTGCCGGCCGTCGGCCTGCCGTTGCAGGAGGTCGGCGCCCAACTCCGCTTCTTCGGCGACCTGCCCGACGACATTCGCGAGCTGACCGTCCTCGTGGTGGCTCGGGAGTGGCGGTGCGCGCTGGAGTGGCGCGTCCACGCCGGTTTCGCCGTGGCACAGGGCATTCCCGAGGCGGCGGTCGCGGCAATCCGCCGCGGCGAGCGCCCCGACCTGGCCGACCCGCGCCTGACCCTCGTCCACGACGCGGTCCGGGAGTTTCTGGACAGCAAGCGACTGGCCGAGTCGACGTACGACGCGCTGCGCGCGCTGCTGGGCGAGACCGGAGTGGTCGAACTGATCCTCGTCGTGGGCTATTACGCGATGCTGGGGGGCCTGCTCGGCGGCTTGGAGATCGGCGCCGACTGGACCGACCAGTAG
- a CDS encoding AI-2E family transporter — translation MTPADRDLPILDPANSPAEPRLPLVDPGSDLGSQRPLPSPDAQVPYTLRVLAGYAWRLVAVLLALWMLGQVVGAITSVLVSVFVGGVITALTLPLVNLLDKVMPRALAVAATIILTFVLVVGALSFITLQFINQIPQLSQQLQDGFNSFQEWLETGPLKLDAAQITQYLDQAREWVTSNAGNLATGVLGGLGTVGGLLTGLAVAVFAAVFFLYDGQRMWAWLVGTTPRRAQDRVDTSGQVAWQTFSGYARGTVIIALTNAILVGIALTILRVPLPIPLALLVFVGSFIPYVGAPIAMFLAGLVAFAANGIWSFVLVIILITLIGQLEGNVLQPLVMSKQVSLHPLVVIVGVIAGSASMGIIGAIVAVPVIGVVWSILRYLTGRDPDNPKAKPFTTEPLRRVAGDSW, via the coding sequence GTGACGCCCGCCGACCGCGACCTCCCGATCCTCGACCCGGCGAACTCGCCGGCCGAGCCCCGGCTCCCGCTCGTGGATCCGGGGTCCGACCTGGGATCGCAGCGGCCGTTGCCGTCGCCCGACGCTCAGGTGCCGTACACGCTGCGGGTGCTGGCCGGATACGCCTGGCGCCTGGTTGCGGTGCTGCTCGCGCTGTGGATGCTGGGACAGGTCGTCGGGGCGATCACGTCCGTCCTGGTGTCGGTGTTCGTGGGCGGCGTGATCACGGCACTGACGCTTCCGTTGGTCAACCTGCTGGACAAGGTGATGCCGCGGGCACTCGCCGTGGCGGCCACGATCATCCTGACCTTCGTGCTCGTGGTGGGTGCGCTGTCGTTCATCACGTTGCAGTTCATCAACCAGATACCGCAACTGAGCCAGCAGTTGCAGGACGGCTTCAACTCGTTCCAGGAATGGCTGGAAACCGGACCGCTGAAGCTGGATGCCGCGCAGATCACCCAGTACCTGGACCAGGCCCGGGAGTGGGTGACCAGCAACGCCGGCAATCTGGCGACCGGGGTGCTCGGCGGGCTGGGCACGGTGGGCGGTCTGCTGACGGGGCTCGCCGTCGCGGTCTTCGCCGCGGTGTTCTTCCTGTACGACGGTCAGCGGATGTGGGCGTGGCTGGTCGGTACCACACCACGCCGTGCCCAGGACCGGGTCGACACGTCGGGGCAGGTTGCCTGGCAGACGTTCTCCGGCTACGCCCGCGGCACCGTGATCATCGCGTTGACCAACGCCATCCTGGTCGGCATCGCCCTGACGATCCTGCGGGTACCACTGCCGATCCCGTTGGCGCTGCTGGTCTTCGTCGGCTCGTTCATCCCGTACGTCGGGGCGCCGATCGCGATGTTCCTGGCCGGCCTCGTCGCCTTCGCCGCCAACGGCATCTGGTCGTTCGTCCTGGTGATCATCCTGATCACCCTGATCGGCCAGCTGGAAGGCAACGTCCTGCAGCCGCTGGTCATGAGCAAGCAGGTGTCGCTGCACCCGTTGGTGGTGATCGTGGGAGTGATCGCCGGAAGCGCCTCGATGGGGATCATCGGGGCGATCGTCGCGGTGCCGGTCATCGGCGTGGTCTGGTCGATCCTGCGGTACCTGACCGGCCGCGATCCGGACAACCCGAAGGCGAAGCCGTTCACCACCGAGCCGCTACGCCGGGTCGCCGGCGACTCCTGGTAG